The Acidimicrobiia bacterium genome includes a window with the following:
- the topA gene encoding type I DNA topoisomerase, which yields MPSKLVIVESPAKARTIAGFLGGDFVVESSIGHVRDLPRSAADIPKSHKDESWARLGVDTANDFKPLYIVPNEKSAQITKLKKLVKAADEVYLATDEDREGESIAWHLIEVLSPRVPVKRMVFHEITPEAIRRAIDSPRDLDRRLVDAQETRRILDRLVGYEVSPVLWKLIRPKLSAGRVQSPAIRIIVERERERMAFRAAGYWDVAGVFATDEGSFSAVLAALDGVRVATGKDFDSVGAVSKSDVAVLDQERAENVVADLETADFAIRRVESKPYKRSPYPPFRTSTLQQEAGRKLRFGSQRTMQVAQKLYENGYITYMRTDSTSLSETAIAAARSQVAELYGAEYLPDSPRVYASKVKNAQEAHEAIRPAGDRFRTPDAVAAELNKDEARLYDLIWKRTVASQMADAIGESVQVRLGAAGASGRDAEFAASGKVISFPGFLRAYVEGSDDPEAELEDQEVRLPPLSEGQAVDAESLEAVGHETKPPARYTEASLVKKLEELGIGRPSTYASIISTIQDRGYVWKKGSALVPTFLAFATVRLLERHFATLVDYGFTARMEEDLDEIAGGDREHIPYLSTFYFGNGHPGLLDLVAKTFDDADAKEINTIPFGGGSGDVVLRSGRYGPYLERGESRVSVPDDLAPDELTAEKVEELFDAPSGERELGTDPESGLEVVATTGRFGPYVLLVEPEDSKKKPKTASLFKSMSLDTVTMDDALRLLALPRTVGNDPDSGEQITAQGGKFGPYLKKGTDTRSLETEEQIFEIDLAGALELFSQPKRRGARNTGPLREVGIDPETGCAVVVRDGRFGPYVTDGSVNASLRREDAVESISIERASELLAERRAKLEAEGKKIKPCKKAPEAAGVPESPDAMTGAE from the coding sequence ATGCCCTCCAAACTCGTCATCGTCGAGTCGCCTGCAAAGGCGCGCACCATCGCCGGATTCCTCGGCGGCGACTTCGTCGTGGAGTCCTCGATCGGGCATGTGCGGGACCTGCCGCGCAGCGCCGCCGACATTCCCAAGTCTCACAAGGACGAGTCGTGGGCGCGCCTCGGGGTCGACACGGCCAACGACTTCAAGCCGCTGTACATCGTGCCCAATGAGAAGAGCGCCCAGATCACGAAGCTGAAGAAGTTGGTGAAGGCGGCAGACGAGGTCTATCTCGCCACCGACGAGGACCGAGAAGGCGAGTCGATCGCATGGCACCTCATCGAGGTTCTCAGTCCGAGAGTGCCGGTCAAGCGAATGGTGTTCCACGAGATCACCCCGGAGGCGATCCGACGCGCCATCGACTCTCCGCGCGACCTGGATCGGCGTCTGGTCGACGCTCAGGAGACACGTCGCATCCTTGATCGCCTCGTCGGGTATGAGGTTTCGCCGGTCCTATGGAAGTTGATTCGCCCCAAGCTGTCCGCCGGCCGGGTGCAGAGCCCGGCGATTCGGATAATCGTCGAGCGGGAGCGCGAGCGGATGGCATTCCGGGCTGCCGGCTACTGGGATGTGGCGGGGGTCTTTGCGACCGACGAAGGGTCCTTCTCCGCCGTGCTCGCCGCGCTCGACGGGGTGAGGGTCGCCACCGGGAAGGACTTCGACAGCGTGGGTGCCGTCTCCAAGAGCGATGTGGCTGTGCTCGACCAGGAGCGCGCCGAGAACGTCGTGGCCGATCTCGAGACCGCCGATTTCGCCATCCGTCGGGTCGAGAGCAAGCCCTACAAGCGGTCCCCGTATCCGCCATTTCGAACCTCCACATTGCAGCAGGAGGCCGGACGCAAGCTCCGTTTCGGATCACAGCGCACGATGCAGGTTGCCCAGAAGCTCTACGAGAACGGGTACATCACCTACATGCGCACCGACAGCACGTCGCTGTCAGAGACGGCGATTGCCGCCGCCCGGTCGCAGGTCGCCGAGTTGTACGGCGCCGAGTATCTGCCCGACTCGCCGCGGGTCTACGCCAGCAAGGTCAAGAACGCCCAGGAGGCCCACGAGGCGATCCGTCCGGCTGGTGATCGCTTTCGCACGCCGGACGCGGTCGCCGCGGAACTGAACAAGGACGAGGCTCGGCTCTACGACCTCATCTGGAAACGGACCGTGGCCTCCCAGATGGCCGATGCGATCGGCGAGAGCGTCCAGGTGCGGCTTGGCGCCGCGGGGGCGTCCGGACGCGACGCCGAGTTCGCCGCATCAGGCAAGGTGATCTCGTTCCCCGGGTTCCTCCGGGCGTATGTCGAGGGCTCCGACGACCCGGAGGCCGAGCTCGAGGATCAGGAGGTCCGGTTGCCGCCCCTGTCCGAGGGCCAAGCGGTCGATGCCGAGAGCCTGGAGGCGGTCGGGCACGAGACCAAACCTCCCGCTCGGTACACCGAGGCATCGCTCGTGAAGAAGCTGGAGGAGTTGGGGATCGGTCGGCCATCGACCTACGCCTCGATCATCTCGACCATCCAGGATCGCGGGTATGTGTGGAAGAAGGGCTCCGCACTCGTACCGACCTTCCTCGCCTTTGCCACCGTCCGCCTGCTGGAGAGGCACTTCGCGACGCTGGTCGACTACGGATTCACCGCGCGCATGGAGGAGGACCTCGATGAGATCGCAGGTGGCGACCGCGAGCACATCCCCTACCTCTCGACTTTCTACTTCGGGAATGGGCATCCCGGGTTGCTCGATCTGGTGGCCAAGACGTTCGATGACGCCGATGCCAAGGAGATCAACACGATTCCCTTCGGGGGCGGAAGCGGCGATGTAGTGCTCCGGAGCGGCCGGTACGGGCCCTATCTCGAGCGCGGGGAGAGTCGTGTGAGCGTTCCGGACGACCTGGCACCGGACGAGTTGACCGCCGAGAAGGTGGAGGAATTGTTCGACGCCCCATCAGGTGAGCGCGAACTCGGCACCGACCCAGAAAGCGGACTCGAGGTGGTTGCCACGACGGGTAGGTTCGGGCCTTACGTCCTTCTGGTGGAGCCCGAGGACTCGAAGAAGAAGCCGAAGACGGCTTCGCTGTTCAAGTCGATGAGCCTGGACACGGTCACCATGGATGACGCCCTCCGGCTTCTGGCGCTTCCTCGAACTGTCGGCAACGATCCGGACAGCGGGGAGCAAATCACGGCCCAGGGCGGCAAGTTCGGCCCATACCTCAAAAAGGGGACCGACACCCGCAGCCTCGAGACGGAGGAGCAGATCTTCGAGATCGACCTTGCCGGGGCACTCGAGCTTTTTTCCCAGCCGAAGCGGCGAGGTGCCAGGAACACCGGTCCCTTGAGGGAGGTGGGCATCGACCCGGAAACCGGGTGCGCAGTCGTGGTGCGCGATGGTCGGTTCGGCCCGTATGTCACCGATGGCTCGGTCAACGCTTCGCTGCGCCGCGAGGACGCGGTCGAATCGATCTCGATCGAACGCGCCTCCGAGCTGCTTGCCGAACGCCGGGCGAAGCTCGAAGCCGAAGGCAAGAAGATCAAGCCATGCAAGAAGGCCCCCGAGGCTGCGGGAGTCCCGGAGTCCCCGGACGCAATGACGGGCGCTGAGTAG
- a CDS encoding glycosyltransferase family 4 protein, which yields MRVLLVTNDFPPKPGGIQQYLNGLVAAFPGEIRVLAPRDDSAGPRDGVVRGHRRFMWPSRRTRRWVASQVADFQPDVVLFGAPHPLAHLGPRLREETGVPYAVLCHGAEVTMPAAFPVTRQLVKYPLRRADAVLAVSTYTAGRVERLAGRPVRVVGVGVDPAFGPGAVPASAVVGCVSRFVPRKGQGRVLTAVARLRREGRDVSALLVGAGRDEARLRRLADRLGVPTRFEVGVPYSRLPSLYREMSVFAMPCRSRWLGLEVEGLGVVYLEAAATGLPVITGGSGGAPETIDPGVTGFVVDSDDALFDALRRLVDDPNLATSMGQSGGKWIAERFTWDTAAARFEAGLREAVPG from the coding sequence ATGCGTGTTCTTCTGGTCACGAACGACTTCCCCCCTAAGCCGGGGGGGATTCAGCAGTACCTCAATGGCTTGGTGGCGGCGTTCCCCGGAGAGATTCGGGTGCTCGCCCCGAGGGATGACTCCGCCGGGCCGCGCGATGGAGTGGTCCGCGGCCACCGTCGATTCATGTGGCCGAGTCGGCGAACCCGGCGTTGGGTGGCGAGCCAGGTGGCCGACTTCCAACCCGATGTCGTGCTGTTCGGGGCACCTCACCCGTTGGCCCACTTGGGGCCCCGCCTTCGAGAGGAGACAGGGGTTCCGTATGCGGTGCTCTGTCACGGCGCCGAGGTCACGATGCCGGCGGCCTTCCCGGTGACGCGGCAGTTGGTGAAGTACCCGTTGCGGCGCGCCGACGCGGTGCTCGCAGTCTCCACCTACACGGCGGGTCGCGTAGAACGGCTCGCGGGGCGGCCCGTCCGGGTGGTGGGGGTCGGGGTCGATCCGGCGTTTGGCCCCGGAGCCGTTCCTGCATCCGCGGTGGTGGGCTGCGTGAGCAGGTTCGTCCCGCGGAAGGGCCAGGGGCGGGTGCTCACCGCAGTTGCCCGCCTGAGAAGAGAGGGTCGCGATGTCTCGGCGCTACTCGTGGGGGCGGGGAGGGACGAGGCCCGGTTGCGCCGGCTCGCCGACCGCCTCGGAGTGCCGACCCGGTTCGAGGTGGGCGTCCCGTACTCGCGCCTCCCTTCTCTGTATCGGGAGATGTCGGTTTTCGCCATGCCATGCCGATCACGCTGGCTCGGTCTCGAGGTCGAAGGGCTCGGCGTTGTCTACCTGGAGGCCGCTGCCACCGGATTGCCCGTCATAACCGGCGGTTCAGGCGGTGCTCCTGAGACGATCGATCCAGGAGTCACGGGATTCGTGGTCGATAGCGACGACGCCCTTTTCGACGCGCTCCGCCGGCTTGTCGACGATCCGAACTTGGCTACTTCGATGGGGCAGTCCGGCGGCAAATGGATCGCCGAACGGTTCACCTGGGACACCGCCGCGGCCCGCTTCGAAGCCGGATTGCGAGAGGCCGTCCCTGGATAG
- a CDS encoding histidine phosphatase family protein: MPVEITLVRHAETEANAAGIWQGHGDHPLSALGRSQAAAVGRRLQDRTFDLVIASDLPRAVETAALAGFDAKPDLSWREIDIGVWQGLTRGEVHERFPEEIAGVRAGQPVKMGGAESWADLGRRIKVAFAEMVGDAADGSRILVVTHGGVVHAVLASQLRFADRSAPWPIDRVRNTGITEMAVDQGSFRLVSFNDGRHLDDDLDLGIALFRHAESEANASGRWHGITDGPLTERGRRQAADLGQHHRGVTRIYASPLERARATAEAFAAIRGLPVETLVELIEVDFGSWENLTPHEIAERHPEDWAAVFEGGEDRPRGGTGDTFAAVGERLAGVIDRMEQLHPRERVALFSHGGAIWSLTARVLGLSWSNWRSLAMPSNTSVSHVRIDSGRQVLVDYNV, encoded by the coding sequence ATGCCCGTCGAGATCACATTGGTTCGCCACGCCGAGACCGAGGCCAACGCCGCCGGTATCTGGCAGGGTCACGGCGATCATCCCCTGAGCGCCCTGGGGCGTTCGCAAGCCGCAGCAGTGGGCCGTCGCCTGCAGGATCGAACCTTCGATCTGGTCATCGCGTCCGACTTGCCGCGCGCGGTCGAGACCGCTGCCCTCGCCGGCTTCGATGCCAAACCCGACCTGTCGTGGCGGGAGATCGATATCGGGGTGTGGCAGGGCTTGACCCGGGGCGAGGTTCATGAGCGCTTCCCCGAGGAGATCGCAGGAGTCCGGGCCGGTCAACCCGTGAAGATGGGGGGCGCCGAGTCCTGGGCCGACCTGGGGCGGAGAATCAAAGTGGCATTCGCCGAGATGGTTGGTGACGCGGCCGATGGGTCGCGAATTCTCGTTGTCACCCACGGGGGGGTGGTCCACGCGGTCCTGGCGAGCCAACTGCGCTTTGCAGATCGCTCCGCGCCGTGGCCGATCGATCGGGTTCGCAACACCGGCATCACCGAGATGGCAGTCGACCAGGGCAGCTTCAGGCTGGTGTCGTTCAACGATGGCCGCCACCTCGACGACGACCTCGATCTCGGGATCGCGTTGTTCCGACATGCGGAGTCGGAGGCGAATGCCTCGGGGAGGTGGCACGGCATCACCGATGGCCCACTCACCGAGCGCGGCCGCCGGCAGGCGGCCGATCTGGGCCAACATCATCGCGGCGTCACCCGTATCTACGCCTCGCCTTTGGAGCGGGCTCGTGCAACTGCCGAGGCGTTCGCCGCGATCCGCGGCTTGCCCGTCGAAACCCTCGTCGAGTTGATCGAAGTCGACTTCGGCTCCTGGGAGAACCTCACCCCCCACGAGATCGCCGAGCGACATCCCGAGGACTGGGCCGCCGTCTTCGAAGGTGGTGAGGACCGCCCTCGTGGGGGCACCGGCGACACTTTCGCCGCGGTGGGGGAGCGTCTGGCCGGCGTCATCGACCGAATGGAGCAGCTCCATCCGAGGGAACGGGTTGCCCTCTTCAGCCACGGCGGCGCCATCTGGTCGTTGACCGCCCGGGTGCTCGGCCTGTCGTGGTCGAATTGGCGCAGCCTGGCGATGCCGTCCAACACCAGCGTCAGTCACGTCCGCATCGACTCCGGCAGACAGGTGTTGGTGGATTACAACGTCTGA
- a CDS encoding sodium-translocating pyrophosphatase codes for MDPEVWLYIGVGAGLLGLVLAIFFARQVLAAPQGNERMREISAAIREGSGAFMRREYTWVAVFVVAMAGLIFGLLDYGRPWGAIAYVFGAVLSGLAGFIGMRIATAANSRTTEAARVGGVKQALPLAFRGGAVMGFTVAGLGLAGLAFAFLVFVQWLEVDQPFQVLTAVGLGGSTIALFARVGGGIYTKAADVGADLVGKVEAGIPEDDPRNPAVIADNVGDNVGDVAGMGADLFESYVGSMVAPIAFAAFVFAGRDFLAQALVFPLAVAAIGMGASIIGSFLVRPRGTNLAAALHRGTYAAAILTVLGTLALVYGMFGDIDGVDNPLGLFLSVVIGLAVGLAVGQLSELFTSDHWRPVKEIARQSETGPATVVLAGIADGMRSAAYSVIVVAAGIAGAYWAGEMAFTDGGIYGIAIAAIGVLATLGITVSVDAYGPIADNAGGIAEMAHLPAEVRQATDALDSLGNTTAAVAKGFAIASAGVTALALFFAFKEAVGLEVIDILQVETTVGLFLGAMFPFLFASLAIKAVGRAAHQMIEEVRRQFREIPGLREGREDARADYARCVDISTASALREMIVPGALAVALPLAIGFVDVQALGGFLAGALITGFLLAIFMANAGGAWDNAKKFIEAGAYGGKGSDAHKAAVVGDTIGDPFKDTAGPAMNIVIKVMTIVSLIFAEAFI; via the coding sequence GTGGATCCGGAAGTTTGGTTGTACATCGGTGTCGGCGCGGGCCTGCTCGGGCTCGTTCTTGCCATTTTCTTCGCCCGCCAAGTGCTCGCCGCGCCCCAAGGCAACGAGCGCATGCGTGAGATTTCGGCCGCGATCCGCGAGGGGTCTGGGGCCTTCATGCGCCGCGAGTACACCTGGGTGGCGGTGTTCGTGGTGGCGATGGCCGGGTTGATCTTCGGCCTGCTCGACTACGGGCGGCCATGGGGCGCGATTGCCTATGTGTTCGGCGCCGTGCTCTCGGGTCTCGCCGGCTTCATCGGCATGCGCATCGCTACCGCCGCCAACTCCCGCACCACCGAGGCAGCGCGGGTCGGCGGCGTGAAGCAGGCGCTTCCTCTGGCGTTCCGAGGTGGGGCTGTGATGGGGTTCACGGTTGCCGGGTTGGGACTTGCGGGTCTCGCGTTCGCCTTCCTCGTCTTCGTCCAATGGCTCGAGGTGGATCAACCTTTTCAGGTGCTGACCGCGGTCGGACTCGGCGGATCGACCATTGCGCTGTTCGCCCGCGTCGGCGGAGGTATCTACACCAAGGCTGCCGATGTCGGTGCCGACCTCGTCGGCAAGGTCGAAGCCGGAATCCCCGAGGACGATCCTCGCAACCCGGCGGTGATCGCCGACAACGTGGGCGACAACGTCGGTGACGTGGCCGGCATGGGTGCCGACCTGTTCGAGTCCTATGTCGGGTCGATGGTGGCGCCGATCGCCTTCGCGGCGTTCGTCTTCGCCGGCCGCGACTTTCTGGCGCAGGCCCTGGTGTTCCCGTTGGCGGTGGCGGCGATCGGTATGGGCGCCTCCATCATCGGCTCGTTCCTGGTCCGGCCTCGGGGCACCAACCTCGCGGCGGCTCTTCACCGCGGCACCTATGCCGCTGCCATCCTCACGGTGCTGGGAACACTTGCCCTCGTCTACGGAATGTTCGGCGACATCGACGGCGTCGACAATCCGCTGGGGTTGTTCCTCTCGGTCGTCATCGGGCTCGCAGTCGGGCTGGCCGTCGGCCAACTGTCCGAGCTGTTCACGTCCGATCATTGGCGGCCGGTCAAGGAGATCGCCCGCCAGTCAGAGACCGGTCCTGCCACGGTTGTCCTCGCGGGTATCGCCGACGGGATGCGGTCGGCGGCATATTCGGTGATCGTCGTTGCCGCGGGCATTGCGGGCGCCTACTGGGCCGGAGAGATGGCATTCACGGACGGCGGCATCTATGGAATCGCCATCGCGGCCATCGGGGTGTTGGCCACGCTCGGGATAACGGTGTCGGTCGACGCCTACGGGCCCATCGCCGACAACGCGGGTGGCATCGCTGAGATGGCTCACCTTCCAGCCGAGGTCCGGCAGGCGACCGACGCGCTCGACTCGCTCGGAAATACCACCGCCGCCGTCGCCAAGGGATTCGCCATCGCCTCCGCGGGGGTGACTGCCTTGGCGCTGTTCTTTGCATTCAAGGAGGCTGTCGGGCTCGAGGTCATCGACATCCTCCAGGTCGAGACCACCGTGGGTCTCTTCCTTGGGGCGATGTTCCCGTTCCTGTTCGCATCGCTCGCCATCAAGGCGGTGGGGCGCGCTGCCCACCAGATGATCGAAGAAGTGCGGCGCCAATTCCGCGAGATCCCCGGACTTCGGGAAGGACGGGAGGATGCCCGGGCGGACTATGCCCGCTGCGTCGACATCTCAACGGCATCGGCGCTGCGCGAGATGATCGTTCCCGGGGCGCTGGCGGTGGCCCTACCACTGGCGATCGGGTTCGTCGACGTTCAGGCGCTCGGGGGATTCCTGGCTGGCGCGCTGATCACCGGCTTTCTATTGGCGATCTTCATGGCCAACGCGGGAGGGGCCTGGGACAACGCCAAGAAGTTCATCGAAGCAGGTGCCTATGGGGGCAAGGGCTCAGACGCTCACAAGGCGGCCGTTGTGGGCGACACCATCGGGGACCCATTCAAGGACACTGCAGGTCCGGCGATGAACATCGTGATCAAGGTGATGACGATCGTGTCGCTCATCTTCGCTGAGGCGTTCATCTAG
- a CDS encoding TrkH family potassium uptake protein — translation MSYRRLVHIVFAVVEAIGAAMLSASVVGLLYREWTEAGQIAAVAVVVMAVGEFGRRVAGTKGVLTTREGFAAVGLSWIAMSFAGTLPFLITGSLDGLTNAFFETASGLTTTGASVVPDPATLPFSVLWWRALTQWIGGMGIIVLSIAILPLLGTGGVQLARAESPGPTPDRLTPRFRETAKRLWFVYVAFTALETALLVIGDMSLFDAITHSFATMSTGGFGTKAASLEAFNAYSQWIVIVFMIIAGASFALHYRAIRNRDVLVHVRHPEFRLYVMILTGAAAFIVIGTWGTDAADVIRDGVFTAVSLVTTTGFATADFGQWAAGLQVMAVGLMFVGGMAGSTAGSVKVYRLGVLYEGSKADLRRLIHPRGVFVTKLGNQPVPDRVAESVQSFFLLYMFFFMTGTLAFATLDSISGTNFDLTTSVSAVASALGNVGPGLSAVGPTSSYLAVPAAGKWLLSFLMIVGRLEVFPLVLLFTRELWRR, via the coding sequence ATGTCGTATCGAAGACTCGTCCACATCGTCTTCGCCGTGGTGGAGGCGATCGGCGCGGCCATGCTCTCGGCATCCGTGGTCGGGCTGCTGTACCGGGAATGGACCGAGGCCGGGCAGATCGCGGCTGTGGCGGTCGTGGTGATGGCAGTTGGGGAGTTCGGCCGCAGGGTCGCCGGGACCAAGGGAGTCCTCACCACCCGCGAGGGGTTCGCCGCGGTCGGTCTTTCGTGGATCGCGATGTCGTTCGCTGGGACTCTGCCATTCCTGATCACCGGATCGTTGGACGGCCTTACCAACGCCTTCTTCGAGACCGCCTCCGGGCTCACCACAACCGGGGCGTCGGTTGTTCCTGACCCCGCCACTCTGCCCTTCTCGGTCTTGTGGTGGCGCGCTCTCACCCAGTGGATAGGCGGGATGGGAATCATCGTGTTGTCGATCGCGATCCTCCCGCTCCTCGGAACGGGAGGGGTGCAATTGGCCCGTGCCGAGTCACCCGGACCCACGCCTGACCGGCTGACCCCTCGCTTTCGGGAGACGGCCAAGCGGCTCTGGTTCGTGTACGTGGCGTTCACTGCGCTCGAGACTGCACTTTTGGTGATCGGTGACATGTCGTTGTTCGATGCGATCACTCATTCGTTCGCGACGATGTCTACCGGTGGGTTCGGCACGAAGGCGGCTTCGCTCGAAGCGTTCAACGCCTATTCGCAGTGGATCGTGATCGTCTTCATGATCATTGCGGGGGCGTCCTTTGCACTGCACTACCGGGCCATCAGAAACCGGGACGTGCTCGTCCACGTGCGTCACCCGGAGTTCAGGCTCTACGTGATGATCCTCACTGGCGCGGCGGCGTTCATCGTGATCGGTACCTGGGGCACCGACGCCGCCGACGTGATCCGCGACGGAGTCTTTACTGCGGTGTCTCTGGTGACCACCACAGGGTTCGCCACCGCCGACTTCGGGCAATGGGCGGCCGGGTTGCAGGTGATGGCGGTTGGGCTGATGTTTGTGGGAGGAATGGCTGGTTCCACCGCGGGTTCGGTCAAGGTCTATCGGCTCGGAGTGCTCTACGAAGGCTCCAAGGCCGATCTGCGGCGTCTCATCCACCCGCGAGGAGTATTCGTCACCAAATTGGGTAACCAGCCGGTGCCCGACCGCGTGGCGGAGAGCGTCCAGTCGTTCTTCTTGCTTTACATGTTCTTCTTCATGACGGGAACACTCGCCTTTGCCACACTCGACTCGATCTCGGGGACGAATTTCGATCTCACGACCTCGGTGTCCGCCGTCGCCTCGGCGCTCGGGAACGTCGGCCCCGGTCTCTCGGCGGTCGGCCCGACCTCCAGCTACCTCGCAGTGCCAGCCGCGGGAAAGTGGTTGCTTTCCTTTTTGATGATCGTCGGCCGTCTCGAGGTTTTCCCCCTGGTCCTGCTCTTCACCCGGGAGCTGTGGAGGCGGTAG